In Fibrobacter sp. UWB2, one DNA window encodes the following:
- the rpsD gene encoding 30S ribosomal protein S4: MSSFRGPKGKVARSLGVAVSQKTQKALDRRNFAPGQHGQTRKKSASVYKQQLVEKQRLRFTYNISEAQLAKAYKEANRREGSAGDNLMILLETRLDAVVYRMGFARTIFAARQYVAHGHFTVNGVRSFSPSRLIKAGDVIAVREQSKEHVQIKEAIASAAAAPEYLSVDLGKMQGTLVKLPLRDQIPVKLEEQLVVEYYSR, encoded by the coding sequence ATGTCCTCCTTCCGCGGACCTAAAGGTAAAGTAGCACGCTCTCTCGGCGTTGCCGTTTCTCAGAAGACTCAAAAGGCTCTCGACCGCCGCAACTTCGCACCTGGCCAGCATGGTCAGACCCGCAAGAAGTCTGCTTCCGTTTACAAGCAGCAGTTGGTCGAAAAGCAGCGTCTTCGTTTCACCTACAACATTTCCGAAGCTCAGCTTGCCAAGGCATACAAGGAAGCTAACCGTCGTGAAGGTTCTGCAGGTGACAACCTGATGATCTTGCTCGAAACTCGTCTTGACGCAGTTGTCTACCGCATGGGTTTTGCCCGTACGATCTTCGCTGCTCGTCAGTACGTTGCACACGGTCACTTCACTGTGAACGGTGTTCGTAGCTTCTCTCCGAGCCGCCTCATCAAGGCTGGCGACGTGATCGCTGTTCGTGAACAGTCCAAGGAACACGTGCAGATCAAGGAAGCAATCGCTTCTGCAGCTGCCGCTCCGGAATACTTGTCTGTCGATCTCGGCAAGATGCAGGGTACTCTCGTGAAGCTTCCGCTCCGCGACCAGATCCCGGTCAAGCTCGAAGAACAGCTCGTCGTGGAATACTACTCCAGGTAG
- a CDS encoding phosphoribosylaminoimidazolesuccinocarboxamide synthase encodes MSLKFETPITEVPLFHQGKVRDMYDLGDSFLMVASDRLSAFDVVLPTPIPGKGKILNQLSLFWFKHLGMKNHLITADVNEYPAVLKKHADYLRGRSMIVKKANRHSVECIVRGYIVGSGWKDYQKTGKICGHVLPEGLQLCQKLEKPLYTPSTKPDVGHDENISFEQTFDIVGEKVATTLRDMSLDIYTKARDYAASKGIILADTKFEFGEIDGETILIDEVLTPDSSRYWPADKYQVGKNQESFDKQYVRDWLETLDWGKTYPGPEIPPEVVKNTLAKYEEIFVRLTGKQPEL; translated from the coding sequence ATGAGCTTAAAATTCGAAACCCCCATTACCGAAGTTCCGCTGTTCCACCAGGGTAAAGTACGTGACATGTACGACCTCGGCGACAGCTTCCTGATGGTCGCTAGCGACCGTCTTTCCGCATTTGACGTGGTTCTCCCGACCCCGATTCCGGGCAAGGGCAAGATCCTGAACCAGCTTTCTCTTTTCTGGTTCAAGCACCTTGGCATGAAGAACCACCTCATCACCGCCGACGTGAATGAATATCCGGCAGTGCTCAAGAAGCACGCCGATTACCTCCGCGGCCGTTCCATGATCGTGAAAAAGGCTAACCGCCATTCCGTGGAATGCATCGTGCGCGGATACATCGTCGGTTCCGGCTGGAAGGACTATCAGAAGACCGGTAAGATCTGCGGTCACGTTCTCCCGGAAGGTCTCCAGCTCTGCCAAAAACTCGAAAAGCCGCTCTACACGCCGAGCACCAAGCCGGATGTAGGCCACGACGAAAACATCAGCTTCGAACAGACTTTCGATATCGTTGGCGAAAAGGTTGCAACGACTCTCCGCGATATGTCCCTCGACATCTACACGAAGGCTCGCGACTACGCCGCCTCCAAGGGCATCATCCTCGCTGACACCAAGTTCGAATTCGGTGAAATCGATGGCGAAACCATCCTCATCGACGAAGTGCTCACTCCAGACTCCAGCCGTTACTGGCCGGCAGACAAGTACCAGGTTGGCAAGAACCAGGAAAGCTTCGACAAGCAGTACGTCCGTGACTGGCTCGAAACTCTCGACTGGGGCAAGACCTACCCGGGTCCGGAAATTCCGCCTGAAGTCGTGAAGAACACGCTCGCCAAGTACGAAGAAATCTTCGTGCGCCTCACCGGCAAGCAGCCGGAATTGTAA
- a CDS encoding tyrosine-protein phosphatase, which translates to MANVLKFESIDNARQLGGIPAGGSHVKHNLLFRSSNLSKATEHDLHRLRDDFGVHLVIDLRSDFEYMQKPDKLLDGMDSALIPVLDDSMHGDAFNKDQVVPATGVDFMEFLFGIARHPIANTLKDKLYNYFVDSDYASSQYAKVFETVRAQKGAPVLWHCTSGKDRCGFCSALMLAALGADDNAILDDYAESENSYRKPLEAMTAKGRESGMTDEQLDILHFLVSVKREYLEIPLNRINAEYGSLLNFVTQRMHVPTATIDALREYYLE; encoded by the coding sequence ATGGCTAATGTTTTAAAGTTTGAATCGATTGATAACGCGCGACAGCTCGGCGGGATTCCGGCGGGCGGTTCCCATGTCAAGCATAATTTGCTTTTTCGCAGTAGCAATTTGTCCAAAGCGACGGAACATGATTTGCACCGCCTGCGTGATGATTTTGGCGTTCATCTGGTGATTGATTTGCGTTCCGACTTTGAATACATGCAAAAGCCGGATAAGCTCCTTGATGGAATGGATTCCGCTTTGATTCCTGTTTTGGATGATTCCATGCATGGCGATGCTTTCAACAAGGATCAGGTGGTGCCTGCAACGGGCGTGGACTTTATGGAATTCCTTTTTGGCATTGCCCGCCATCCGATTGCAAATACGTTAAAGGACAAACTCTATAATTACTTTGTGGATAGCGATTATGCGAGCTCGCAGTATGCGAAAGTCTTTGAAACGGTTCGTGCGCAAAAGGGTGCGCCGGTTTTGTGGCATTGCACTTCGGGCAAGGACCGCTGTGGTTTTTGCTCAGCCTTGATGCTTGCCGCTCTCGGTGCTGATGATAACGCTATTTTAGATGATTATGCGGAATCCGAAAACTCGTACCGCAAGCCGCTAGAGGCGATGACTGCTAAAGGTCGTGAATCGGGAATGACGGACGAACAGCTCGACATTCTTCATTTTTTGGTGAGCGTCAAGCGCGAGTATCTTGAAATCCCGCTCAATCGCATTAATGCGGAATACGGTTCGCTACTGAACTTCGTCACGCAGCGCATGCACGTGCCTACAGCGACCATCGATGCGCTTCGGGAATACTACCTAGAATAA
- a CDS encoding glycosyl hydrolase family 8, producing MRNIFEEIGKTPAEIEAKLNKAFAQLFEGDHENERICFDKGNDMAYIVDIGHNDIRSEGMSYGMTVAALLGKQDLFDKLWKFAKTHMKNTEGDLAGYYSWQVSTADFSMMDPGAAPDGEEYFAAALLYAAKIFKNEQYKRDAVELINDMAHKPQAGDVYTMMDVNAGLVRFSPMKGNDYTDPSYNTVAFYRMYGEASDDAIWNKIADNSVAYLKKACHPVTGLAADYSEFDGTPKKTPWHPESDCFCGDAWRVVWNIGLDAAKLQDKGKRADVSEWEVSAVRKILGYLHGRRPYLADMRVDGSAFPREARPATGGLIAMNAASTVALPAGDPLIKPFAEDLWNMEIPTGLWRYYDGLLYMLGLLACSGKFNV from the coding sequence ATGAGAAACATTTTTGAAGAAATTGGTAAGACTCCCGCCGAAATCGAGGCAAAACTCAACAAGGCATTCGCCCAGCTCTTTGAGGGCGACCACGAAAACGAACGCATTTGCTTTGACAAAGGCAACGACATGGCGTACATCGTGGATATCGGCCACAACGACATCCGCTCCGAAGGCATGAGCTACGGCATGACGGTTGCCGCACTCCTCGGCAAGCAGGACCTTTTCGACAAACTTTGGAAATTCGCCAAGACGCACATGAAAAACACCGAAGGCGACCTTGCCGGTTATTACTCCTGGCAAGTCTCGACCGCTGACTTTTCGATGATGGACCCAGGTGCCGCTCCGGATGGCGAAGAATACTTTGCCGCAGCGCTCTTATACGCCGCCAAGATTTTCAAAAACGAACAATACAAGCGCGACGCCGTCGAGCTCATCAACGACATGGCACACAAGCCGCAAGCTGGCGATGTGTACACGATGATGGACGTGAACGCAGGCCTCGTACGATTCTCCCCCATGAAAGGGAACGATTACACCGACCCGAGCTACAACACGGTCGCATTCTACAGAATGTACGGAGAAGCCAGCGATGATGCAATTTGGAACAAGATTGCAGACAACAGCGTTGCCTACTTGAAAAAGGCTTGCCACCCGGTCACGGGACTTGCCGCCGACTACAGCGAATTTGACGGCACACCGAAGAAAACGCCTTGGCACCCGGAAAGCGATTGCTTCTGCGGAGACGCTTGGCGCGTCGTGTGGAACATCGGTCTTGACGCTGCGAAATTGCAAGACAAGGGCAAACGTGCCGACGTGAGCGAATGGGAAGTTTCTGCAGTCCGCAAAATTCTCGGTTACCTCCACGGGCGTCGCCCGTATCTCGCCGACATGCGTGTCGACGGGAGCGCGTTCCCGCGCGAGGCAAGGCCTGCTACGGGCGGCCTGATTGCCATGAACGCAGCATCGACTGTCGCACTCCCCGCTGGCGATCCGCTTATCAAGCCGTTCGCCGAAGACCTCTGGAATATGGAAATCCCAACCGGACTCTGGCGCTACTACGACGGACTCCTGTATATGCTCGGGCTCCTCGCCTGCTCCGGGAAATTCAATGTTTGA
- a CDS encoding glycosyltransferase: MKVLVAPLDWGLGHATRCVPVVREFLRAGAEVELAVVKANANFFREVFPELRQRLAPSYNIVYPKHGYNMALWLLKNSMHLNAVMRYEHHFAEEMVERHGYDVLFSDNRFAFYSKNALSIYMTHQRRIAFPRAFAAFERIGVMWHANIMRKFDEVWVPDLEIYPGYAGSLSHSGATPGDKPMRFVGTLSRFSEMGNDGNALGNAPAPVDLEREVDLMSVSEFMAHSANVEWDAAPEKRTSGNHSFEMRANYKVVAVVSGVEPARTQFEQQLRDALAQIPGQHMMILGKPSAEQKTWTEGNIEFHTHLATNDFAEAVKRADFVVSRGGYSTVMDMAELGAKCIFVPTPGQFEQIVLAHDLSKAGYAVEIPADELSAETLAIAFEKSVKMPKVEKQNLLHDAVENVVRRFKERSI, translated from the coding sequence ATGAAAGTCCTTGTAGCTCCGCTAGATTGGGGACTTGGGCATGCGACTCGTTGCGTGCCTGTTGTTCGCGAATTCTTGCGGGCGGGTGCCGAGGTGGAACTGGCGGTAGTCAAGGCGAACGCCAATTTTTTCCGTGAAGTCTTCCCGGAATTGCGGCAGCGCTTGGCTCCGAGCTACAACATTGTCTACCCGAAGCACGGTTACAATATGGCGCTTTGGCTGCTCAAGAACAGCATGCACCTGAATGCCGTGATGCGTTACGAACACCACTTTGCCGAAGAAATGGTGGAACGCCACGGCTACGATGTGCTGTTCTCGGACAACCGATTCGCATTTTATTCTAAGAACGCGCTTAGCATTTATATGACGCACCAACGCAGGATTGCGTTCCCGCGGGCTTTTGCTGCGTTTGAACGCATTGGCGTGATGTGGCATGCGAACATCATGCGCAAGTTCGATGAAGTCTGGGTGCCGGATTTGGAAATTTATCCGGGCTATGCGGGCTCGCTTTCGCATTCGGGCGCGACGCCAGGCGATAAGCCGATGCGTTTCGTCGGGACGCTTTCGAGATTCTCGGAGATGGGGAATGATGGAAACGCGCTTGGGAATGCGCCGGCGCCGGTCGACCTCGAACGAGAGGTGGACTTGATGAGCGTGTCGGAGTTTATGGCGCACTCGGCGAATGTAGAATGGGACGCTGCTCCTGAAAAGCGTACTTCTGGAAACCACTCTTTTGAAATGCGCGCAAACTACAAGGTCGTGGCGGTTGTTTCGGGTGTGGAGCCTGCACGTACGCAGTTCGAACAGCAGTTGCGAGATGCTTTGGCTCAGATCCCTGGCCAACACATGATGATTCTCGGGAAGCCTTCGGCGGAGCAAAAAACGTGGACTGAAGGAAATATCGAGTTCCACACGCATTTGGCGACGAACGATTTTGCAGAAGCTGTGAAAAGAGCCGATTTTGTGGTGAGCCGAGGCGGTTACAGCACGGTGATGGACATGGCGGAACTTGGCGCAAAATGTATCTTTGTACCGACGCCAGGACAGTTTGAACAGATTGTCCTCGCTCACGATTTGTCGAAGGCGGGCTATGCCGTTGAAATTCCAGCAGATGAACTCTCTGCTGAAACGCTTGCAATCGCTTTCGAAAAGTCCGTGAAAATGCCGAAGGTCGAAAAGCAAAACCTGCTTCACGATGCGGTTGAAAATGTTGTTCGAAGATTTAAAGAGAGGTCGATATGA
- a CDS encoding DNA-binding protein, with amino-acid sequence MSVSCGVIKKVVKKFDHLGKLKFSPVNPTAFTERGLYMLATILRGKIAIQTTINIIDTFVEIRELSRAVASIPHVVDESERKSLLKRSGEIISNVLTNDLEESETETEIELNLAMLKIKHKVKKERQRK; translated from the coding sequence GTGAGTGTTTCTTGTGGAGTTATAAAAAAGGTGGTAAAAAAATTTGACCACCTTGGAAAGTTGAAATTTAGCCCTGTTAATCCAACTGCATTTACAGAACGCGGTTTATATATGCTAGCTACGATATTAAGGGGAAAAATAGCTATCCAGACAACGATAAATATTATAGATACATTTGTTGAAATTAGAGAATTATCGCGTGCTGTAGCTAGTATTCCTCATGTCGTAGATGAATCGGAACGAAAGTCTTTGTTGAAGCGTAGTGGAGAAATAATTTCAAATGTTCTTACGAATGATTTGGAAGAATCCGAAACAGAAACGGAAATAGAATTGAATTTGGCTATGCTTAAGATAAAACATAAAGTTAAAAAGGAACGTCAGCGAAAATAA
- a CDS encoding FISUMP domain-containing protein, with the protein MRIGLVFMLLAACIAAAAPSKKASAKKFKDPRDGHTYKIVKIGNHNWLAENLTYKTTKGSYCYNDDKENCHKYGRLYTWKAAMKACPTGWKLPDRKDWNFLSKYLGSSKKNGFRVKQAGQRICFGNNDMWSPYCEETKASFNADGKSDTHFAYEDMDKSAFFWTATEETTYIANFVTIGGYNERYAERAIEENNAFSVRCIQK; encoded by the coding sequence ATGAGAATTGGTTTAGTATTTATGCTTTTGGCCGCCTGCATCGCCGCAGCAGCCCCCTCCAAAAAGGCCTCCGCGAAAAAGTTCAAGGACCCGCGTGACGGCCACACCTACAAGATTGTGAAAATCGGCAACCACAACTGGCTCGCCGAAAACCTCACCTACAAGACGACAAAAGGCAGCTACTGCTACAACGACGACAAGGAAAACTGCCACAAGTACGGTCGCCTCTACACGTGGAAAGCAGCCATGAAGGCCTGCCCCACCGGCTGGAAACTTCCCGACCGCAAAGACTGGAATTTCTTGAGCAAGTATCTCGGGTCCAGCAAGAAGAACGGCTTTAGAGTCAAGCAGGCCGGCCAGAGAATTTGCTTTGGCAACAACGACATGTGGAGTCCTTACTGCGAAGAAACCAAAGCATCATTCAACGCGGATGGCAAAAGCGACACACATTTCGCTTACGAAGACATGGACAAATCAGCATTCTTCTGGACAGCCACCGAAGAAACGACCTACATCGCAAACTTCGTGACCATTGGCGGTTACAACGAACGTTATGCGGAACGCGCCATCGAAGAGAACAACGCATTCTCTGTCAGGTGCATCCAAAAGTAA
- a CDS encoding GntR family transcriptional regulator: MKLLIEDVKKSIIDAGFHDGEKMPSVRKMAERLKLSVNTIHKAYKLLAIEGRIQLVHGKGCFWGTAPSFEVKAEESVYSVVERLFQNDLDSGYLNAFDELPSCKELSNRYNVSLYIVKKFLMQKCSQGILRHVGHRFFFSEERPVEKSNFILFVHRSDEFGRLKIESERESDVFRTFAQIAAEQKIAVKFIGYHEASNLFYLSSGETFVVKNDTHCLGVFLSTWLVNDAAKLFAHFASFKNPISVWWEYAPDVIPVIARNKKKWAFYNVAFGKEAGVIVGRYLKSKDMGPVHYLSPYHASFWSKARLQGLLDAGTDVIPLVDERYASPFDLADAAEHEGVERQVLLDNILESLLKNATLDKFVCSNDWVAASLIDYFKAKKLPAPYVVGFDDTIESYRYVFDSFAFNVGTMVKEAIYHIVAPTIYAEQRRQMQTPLGRVVEKH; the protein is encoded by the coding sequence TTGAAGTTGCTAATTGAAGATGTAAAAAAATCGATAATCGATGCCGGTTTTCACGATGGCGAAAAGATGCCTTCTGTGCGTAAAATGGCGGAAAGGCTGAAACTTTCTGTCAATACTATTCACAAGGCGTATAAGCTTTTGGCAATCGAAGGACGTATCCAGCTTGTTCATGGCAAGGGATGTTTTTGGGGGACCGCTCCATCGTTCGAGGTGAAGGCCGAGGAGAGTGTCTATTCTGTTGTGGAGCGCCTGTTCCAGAACGATTTGGACAGCGGGTATCTGAATGCCTTTGATGAACTCCCTTCGTGCAAGGAACTTTCGAATCGTTACAATGTTTCGCTTTACATTGTCAAAAAGTTCCTGATGCAAAAGTGTTCGCAAGGAATTTTGCGCCATGTGGGGCATCGCTTTTTCTTTAGCGAAGAACGTCCTGTTGAAAAGTCGAATTTTATTTTATTTGTCCACCGCTCGGATGAATTCGGCCGCTTGAAGATTGAGTCCGAACGCGAATCCGATGTGTTCCGCACGTTTGCGCAGATTGCGGCAGAACAGAAAATTGCGGTGAAGTTTATCGGGTATCACGAAGCTTCGAACCTGTTCTATTTGTCATCGGGTGAAACGTTTGTTGTAAAGAACGATACTCACTGCTTGGGCGTGTTTCTTTCGACGTGGCTAGTGAATGATGCGGCGAAGTTGTTCGCACATTTTGCTTCGTTCAAAAATCCGATTTCGGTCTGGTGGGAATACGCTCCAGATGTGATTCCTGTGATTGCACGTAATAAAAAGAAGTGGGCGTTCTACAATGTGGCTTTTGGCAAGGAAGCGGGCGTGATTGTCGGTCGTTACCTCAAGAGCAAGGATATGGGGCCGGTTCATTACCTCTCGCCGTACCACGCTAGTTTTTGGTCGAAGGCTCGCTTGCAGGGCTTGTTGGATGCGGGTACGGACGTTATTCCGCTTGTCGATGAACGCTATGCCTCTCCGTTTGACTTGGCAGATGCTGCTGAGCACGAGGGCGTTGAGCGCCAGGTTCTTTTGGACAACATTTTGGAATCGCTTTTGAAAAACGCGACTTTGGATAAATTTGTGTGCTCAAATGACTGGGTGGCGGCTTCGCTGATTGATTACTTCAAGGCGAAAAAGTTACCTGCGCCGTACGTGGTAGGCTTTGACGATACGATTGAAAGTTACCGCTACGTGTTTGATTCGTTTGCATTCAATGTCGGGACGATGGTGAAAGAGGCAATTTACCACATTGTCGCACCGACCATATATGCAGAACAGCGGCGCCAAATGCAGACGCCGCTTGGAAGAGTTGTCGAGAAACACTAA